DNA sequence from the Methanolobus sp. ZRKC5 genome:
CCGTTTCTTCCCAGTAATGTGGAATTTCCAGTTCGATCTCTATAGGCTCTAGTATTTCATCCTCGTCTATAGAAATAAAATGATGGCTTGACTTGCTATCAACAAATTCCATCCCATTCACATCTATTTCCACATCCATATTGTATGCTTTGGCATCACCTTCGTTCTCGATACCAATTGTTGTGACTATAGTTTGATGGGAAACAGTTCGTGGATCATATGTATCCTTTTCAGGTTCAATTGAAATGTCCATCTCAGGTATGCCCCTTTCATAAACCTCTATAGCTGTTTTGGGGTTTTCCATATTACCTGTCCATTCATCGAGGTTGAGAGTTACAGACTTTACAAAGATACGCAGATCATCTCCTTTTTCAGTATCGAGGAATTCAAATCCTTCGCCTGCACGTGCAGGAGATTTCTTTTGCAGTTGACCATCACGATAAATGCCGATACTTACAAAACCATCTTCATTGAAATCTTCAGCTTTTATGGTATAGTCACTTGATGTTAATGTACCGCCCCAATTAAGGGTTCCACTTGCATCAGTACTATCACTCCATTCGATATCATCCAGTTCGTATGCCATTGCAGATGAACTAAACAAAATCAAAACAATAAACAACAGAGAGAAAACTTCTTTTGCTAACATAAAAATACCAGATATAGATTAATGAAAATTATTTGTTTTTAGGGGACAAGGATTTAAATCCTTGCAATTGGGAAGGTCGGTCAAGAGCTCTGGTTCTGGAAGTCGATTCTGGAAGATTCATAAATGAAGGTTGGCTAATCATGCCAAAAGCATGATCAACGGTCACCAGAGAACTCCTGAACCCTGATTCAATTAGCCTTTCCTGGTGATCCTGGTTGAAAGCATTATAATCAACTTTGGATTCATTGCGCTTTTTTTCAGCTTCTTTTTTAGAAAGACCGGCGTTCATATCCCTTTCTTTAGCTTTTATGCCGCCTTCTTTGCCTTTTGTGTACTGTTCTTTGACCAGATTATCAAGTCCAGCCTCTTTGGCAAGATCCTCAAGCATAGAATATCGCTCACTGACCCATCCGAGTTCAGAATGTTTATGGTACCCTACCTCAAATCCAAGATCATAGGCATTTTTAGAGAGTTCAGCTACCTCGGAATCAGTAAGCTGGGTTTTCTCTTCTTTTTTCGCAAAGAATCGTACCATTCGCAAACACCATCATTCAATAAGATCAGTAACTACAAGTCCCTTGTCACTGAAATTTACCGAGCGCATATTACAATCATGCTGCGTACCCCTCATCTTAATTACCTGTAGTGCACGAGTCATTGTTTTATCATAGAGGAAATTATGCATGAAAATCACTCCGTGGGCTGCAAACTGTTCCGTAGAGTAAGCTCCTGGATCAGTCATTTCGGAAATGAGTATAGTAGTGCAACCAAGCTTCTTAAGATTCCTGATGAAACGGCTCATTTCTTTTTCCTGCAGGGACATATCTCTTGTAGTGAACCTTATTGCTGAGACAGAGTCTATAACCAGCCTTTTTACATCATATTCTGATACATAGGCAGCTATTTCCCTGAATACCATAGCAGGTGAAGGAGCTTCATGTTCTGCTGAAGTTGCTGATACTTCATAATCCGGAGTGATATATTCACTCATTTCATCCATGAAGCCATATTCCATTCGTGGACCAAGGTCCGCAAAAAGCAATTTTTTCATTTTTATGAGAGGTAACACGCTAAGAGAATAGTTTGACATATCGTCAATAATATTCTGCGGACTTTCGAGCAATGTCACATAAAGACCTACTTCCCCAAGTGCTGCACCATGCGCAAGGTACTGCACGGAAAAAGTCGTCTTCCCGCTACCCGGTGGACCGCTTACCAGATAAACACGCTCTGCAAGTAACCCGCCTTGCACCATTTCGTCAAAACCTTCTATGCCTGTCTTTATCCTCATGAGCTACCCTCTAATATTTATTATTCTGATATAATATATTATTTATATATAAATATACATTTCACCTATTTGAATGCTTCGATTGTATAAACATCTATAAAATAAAATGAAACGAATAATTAGTGTGAGAATTATGTAATTATTTTCCGACAGGTTCAAATTGATTCAAAATTATTCCTGTTCTATGCAATTAAAACAGATTATTCCCATTCTCGAAGAAATAGCTCCTCCTGAGCTTGCTGAAGATTTTGATATTGGAAGAATAGGGCTTACGCTGAACCTGGAAAATGATGTTAGTAAGATAACTGTTGCCCTGGACCCTACCGAATATGTACTTAACAGAGCTACCAAGATAGGTGCAGACTTACTCATCACACACCATACACTTATTTTCCACCCCATCAACTGTATTGACAAAAAACTGGCAGACAGCCTCAAAATAGCAATTGACAATGGAATATCACTATATTCCATGCACACGAATTTTGATAAAGCAAAAGGTGGCATAAATGATGCTCTTGCAAACAGGCTGGGCCTATCAGACATAAAGGAAACTCCCATTGGCAGAATAGGAACAATTACT
Encoded proteins:
- a CDS encoding Nif3-like dinuclear metal center hexameric protein encodes the protein MQLKQIIPILEEIAPPELAEDFDIGRIGLTLNLENDVSKITVALDPTEYVLNRATKIGADLLITHHTLIFHPINCIDKKLADSLKIAIDNGISLYSMHTNFDKAKGGINDALANRLGLSDIKETPIGRIGTITPCSIETFANHVSKSLNTHIQYTGNKEEIKKVMVFGGSGFRSEYIETAREYGADAYVSSEIKHDIIRSFSDMLLVDATHYATENPGMQDLCPRLAEKLKLDVEFIDHDPLIKTI
- a CDS encoding ATPase domain-containing protein, with the translated sequence MRIKTGIEGFDEMVQGGLLAERVYLVSGPPGSGKTTFSVQYLAHGAALGEVGLYVTLLESPQNIIDDMSNYSLSVLPLIKMKKLLFADLGPRMEYGFMDEMSEYITPDYEVSATSAEHEAPSPAMVFREIAAYVSEYDVKRLVIDSVSAIRFTTRDMSLQEKEMSRFIRNLKKLGCTTILISEMTDPGAYSTEQFAAHGVIFMHNFLYDKTMTRALQVIKMRGTQHDCNMRSVNFSDKGLVVTDLIE